A stretch of Saccharothrix texasensis DNA encodes these proteins:
- a CDS encoding Imm1 family immunity protein — protein MTMRAGLWTGLPDLERAEFRYQVVACAADVDVLIAALARPECNDGMLEHFGRAPDAEGESDHNLVLAVRGAWGYLNYVDDEFTGWPKGEPDAPYVDETYTDFPPGVGVPLTTYREVLLEFMFTARRPTAVDWYEEADLFHAWRLQRMALHKSDGAKK, from the coding sequence ATGACCATGCGGGCCGGGTTGTGGACCGGGCTGCCGGACCTGGAGCGGGCGGAGTTCCGCTACCAGGTGGTGGCGTGCGCGGCGGACGTGGACGTGCTCATCGCCGCCTTGGCGCGGCCCGAGTGCAATGACGGGATGCTGGAGCACTTCGGCCGGGCGCCCGACGCGGAGGGGGAGAGCGACCACAACCTGGTGCTCGCCGTCCGAGGCGCGTGGGGCTACCTCAACTACGTGGACGACGAGTTCACCGGCTGGCCGAAGGGCGAGCCGGACGCGCCGTACGTGGACGAGACCTACACCGACTTCCCGCCGGGCGTGGGCGTGCCGCTGACGACCTACCGGGAGGTCCTGCTGGAGTTCATGTTCACCGCGCGCCGGCCGACCGCCGTGGACTGGTACGAGGAAGCCGACCTGTTCCACGCCTGGCGGCTGCAACGCATGGCGCTGCACAAGAGCGACGGCGCCAAGAAGTGA
- the pucL gene encoding factor-independent urate hydroxylase has protein sequence MAIVLGPNQYGKAENRLVTVTRDGAVHTIRDLTVSTSLRGDLTDTHLTGDNSKVLATDTQKNTVYAFAKQAPVGEIEDFALRLGRHFVSSQEAITGARVLVDEHAWERIEGDDHSFVRGSDEKRTTAVTVEGGRAWVVSGVRDVVVLKSTGSEFHGFPRDEYTTLKETHDRILATSVTARWRYQGEGIDWAESFTEIRRLLLATFAAKHSLSLQQTLYAMGEAVLRARPEVAEVRLSMPNKHHFAVDLSPFGLENDNEVFYAADRPYGLIEGSVLRDDAEDPGSAWHTLPAF, from the coding sequence ATGGCCATCGTCCTGGGGCCCAACCAGTACGGGAAAGCGGAGAACCGCCTCGTCACGGTGACCCGCGACGGCGCCGTGCACACGATCAGGGACCTCACGGTCAGCACCTCCCTGCGCGGCGACCTGACCGACACCCACCTGACCGGCGACAACTCGAAGGTGCTGGCGACCGACACGCAGAAGAACACCGTCTACGCCTTCGCCAAGCAGGCGCCGGTCGGCGAGATCGAGGACTTCGCGCTGCGGCTGGGCCGGCACTTCGTCTCGTCGCAGGAGGCGATCACCGGCGCCCGCGTGCTGGTCGACGAGCACGCTTGGGAGCGCATCGAGGGCGACGACCACTCGTTCGTGCGGGGCAGCGACGAGAAGCGCACGACCGCCGTGACCGTCGAGGGCGGACGCGCGTGGGTGGTGTCGGGCGTGCGGGACGTGGTGGTGCTCAAGTCGACCGGCTCGGAGTTCCACGGCTTCCCGCGCGACGAGTACACGACGTTGAAGGAGACCCACGACCGGATCCTGGCCACCTCGGTGACCGCGCGGTGGCGCTATCAGGGCGAGGGGATCGACTGGGCGGAGAGCTTCACCGAGATCCGGCGGCTGCTGCTGGCCACGTTCGCGGCGAAGCACAGCCTGTCGTTGCAGCAGACGCTGTACGCGATGGGCGAGGCGGTGCTGCGGGCCCGGCCGGAGGTGGCGGAGGTGCGGCTGTCGATGCCGAACAAGCACCACTTCGCGGTGGACCTGTCGCCGTTCGGGCTGGAGAACGACAACGAGGTGTTCTACGCCGCCGACCGGCCGTACGGGCTGATCGAGGGTTCCGTGCTGCGCGACGACGCCGAGGACCCCGGGTCCGCCTGGCACACCCTGCCAGCGTTCTGA
- a CDS encoding hydroxyisourate hydrolase, which translates to MTTTGEADPRSTSLSTHVLDAEAGRPRVGVPVRLERDGDVLAEGVTDDDGRLKFARGLSPGVHRLTFEVDTPFYPEITVAFRVTGDLPHLHVPILLSPFAFTTYRGS; encoded by the coding sequence ATGACCACCACCGGTGAGGCGGACCCGAGGTCGACGTCGCTGTCCACCCACGTGCTCGACGCCGAGGCGGGCCGGCCGCGCGTCGGCGTGCCGGTCCGGTTGGAGCGCGACGGCGACGTGCTGGCCGAGGGCGTCACCGACGACGACGGCCGGCTGAAGTTCGCCCGCGGGCTGAGCCCCGGCGTGCACCGGCTGACGTTCGAGGTCGACACGCCGTTCTACCCGGAGATCACCGTCGCGTTCCGGGTCACCGGCGACCTGCCGCACCTGCACGTGCCGATCCTGTTGAGCCCGTTCGCCTTCACGACCTACCGAGGGAGCTGA
- the uraD gene encoding 2-oxo-4-hydroxy-4-carboxy-5-ureidoimidazoline decarboxylase, whose translation MPDLEGFNSAPAAELRPLLTDCLAVPRWVDALLADRPYPDVDALVAASDRHADLTDDEVRAAIASHPRIGEKAAGGGVTAKWSADEQSGVTAPLADRLLAANTAYEDRFGHIYLVCATGLSGERVLADLAARMGNPPDAELRVVSRELAKIAALRLRKALA comes from the coding sequence GTGCCAGATCTGGAAGGGTTCAACTCCGCGCCCGCGGCCGAGCTCCGCCCCCTGCTCACCGACTGCCTCGCCGTGCCGCGCTGGGTCGACGCGCTGCTCGCCGACCGCCCCTACCCCGACGTGGACGCGCTGGTCGCCGCGTCGGACCGGCACGCGGACCTGACGGACGACGAGGTGCGCGCCGCCATCGCGAGCCACCCGCGCATCGGGGAGAAGGCCGCGGGAGGCGGGGTGACGGCGAAGTGGTCGGCCGACGAGCAGTCCGGCGTCACCGCGCCCCTCGCCGACCGGCTGCTCGCCGCCAACACCGCCTACGAGGACCGGTTCGGGCACATCTACCTGGTGTGCGCGACCGGGCTGAGCGGCGAACGCGTCCTGGCCGACCTCGCCGCCCGGATGGGCAACCCGCCGGACGCGGAACTGCGCGTGGTGAGCCGGGAACTGGCGAAGATCGCGGCACTGCGACTGAGGAAGGCGCTGGCATGA
- the allB gene encoding allantoinase AllB: MDLVLRAARVITPDGERRADVGVADGRIVAVADRLDAATVVTLADDEVLLPGLVDTHVHVNDPGRSDWEGFETATRAAAAGGVTTIVDMPLNSLPPTTTVAALKAKQEAARDEAHVDVGFWGGIVPTNLDDLEELHDAGVFGFKCFLIHSGVDEFPHVTEDELRAALLRLRARDALTIVHAEDPHEVTEPGPGYRAFLDSRPHRAEQHAITTVVDLANETGARLHVLHLSSGEAVRQVRIAKGLGLRLTAETCPHYLTFVAEEIGDTATEFKCCPPIRDAANREQLWHALREGLIDLVVTDHSPCTPELKRGDFATAWGGIASLQLGLSAVWTQARRRGHALTDVVRWMATNPADLVGLDAKGRIAPGADADFCVFAPDDAFVVDRDALLHRNPVTPYHGRPLAGVVRRTWLRGRPIDDRPRGRLLQRPRPSRGSDGGDA; the protein is encoded by the coding sequence ATGGATCTGGTGCTGCGCGCGGCCCGAGTGATCACCCCGGACGGCGAACGCCGTGCCGACGTCGGCGTCGCGGACGGTCGGATCGTCGCGGTGGCCGACCGCCTGGACGCCGCGACCGTCGTGACCCTCGCCGACGACGAAGTCCTCCTCCCCGGCCTGGTCGACACGCACGTGCACGTGAACGACCCCGGCCGCAGCGACTGGGAGGGCTTCGAGACCGCGACCAGGGCGGCGGCGGCCGGCGGCGTCACCACGATCGTCGACATGCCGCTCAACAGCCTGCCGCCGACGACCACGGTGGCCGCGCTGAAGGCCAAGCAGGAGGCGGCGCGGGACGAGGCGCACGTCGACGTCGGGTTCTGGGGCGGCATCGTGCCGACCAACCTGGACGACCTGGAGGAGCTGCACGACGCCGGCGTGTTCGGCTTCAAGTGCTTCCTGATCCACTCGGGCGTCGACGAGTTCCCGCACGTCACCGAGGACGAGCTGCGCGCGGCCCTGCTGCGGCTGCGCGCCCGCGACGCCCTGACGATCGTGCACGCCGAGGACCCGCACGAGGTCACCGAGCCCGGTCCCGGCTACCGCGCCTTCCTCGACTCCCGGCCGCACCGGGCCGAGCAGCACGCCATCACCACCGTGGTCGACCTGGCCAACGAGACCGGGGCCAGGCTGCACGTGCTGCACCTGTCCAGCGGCGAGGCCGTGAGGCAGGTGCGGATCGCCAAGGGACTCGGGCTGCGGCTGACCGCCGAGACGTGCCCGCACTACCTGACGTTCGTCGCGGAGGAGATCGGCGACACCGCCACGGAGTTCAAGTGCTGCCCGCCGATCCGCGACGCGGCCAACCGCGAGCAGCTCTGGCACGCGCTGCGCGAGGGCCTGATCGACCTCGTCGTCACGGACCACTCGCCGTGCACGCCGGAGCTGAAGCGGGGCGACTTCGCCACCGCGTGGGGCGGCATCGCGAGCCTTCAGCTGGGCCTGTCCGCGGTGTGGACCCAGGCCAGGCGACGCGGGCACGCGCTGACCGACGTGGTGCGGTGGATGGCGACGAACCCGGCCGACCTGGTCGGGCTGGACGCCAAGGGCCGCATCGCGCCCGGCGCGGACGCCGACTTCTGCGTGTTCGCGCCGGACGACGCGTTCGTGGTGGACCGCGACGCGCTGCTGCACCGCAACCCCGTCACGCCCTACCACGGCCGTCCGCTGGCGGGCGTGGTGCGGCGGACGTGGCTGCGCGGTCGCCCGATCGACGACCGGCCGCGCGGCCGGTTGCTCCAGCGCCCCCGGCCGAGCCGGGGATCGGACGGAGGAGACGCATGA
- the alc gene encoding allantoicase, with protein sequence MTEVPGWTRLPDLASRAVGGSVVWANDESFAERENLIRKPEPEYRTYTFGHKGQVYDGWETRRRREGGEDRAIVRLGLPGVVKGVVVDTAFFKGNFPPFASVEATSATGHPAPDELTGWETVVPKSPLGGDRKHHFEVSAHRRYTHVRLTIHPDGGVARLRVHGTPVTDPELILPDALDLAALENGASITGCSNMFYSDPGNLIAPGQATVMGEGWETARRRDDGNDWVEVELAAPGVIRLAELDTSHFKGNAPGWASVRGRDARTGAEFDVLPRTRLQPDTRHRFRVEGGAEATHARLDIYPDGGMARLRLFGGLTADGLRVITRRYQDLR encoded by the coding sequence ATGACGGAAGTCCCCGGCTGGACCCGCCTGCCCGACCTGGCCTCCCGCGCGGTCGGCGGCAGCGTGGTGTGGGCCAACGACGAGTCCTTCGCCGAGCGCGAGAACCTCATCCGCAAACCCGAACCGGAGTACCGGACCTACACGTTCGGCCACAAGGGCCAGGTCTACGACGGGTGGGAGACGCGTCGCCGCCGGGAAGGCGGCGAGGACCGGGCGATCGTCCGGCTCGGCCTGCCGGGTGTGGTCAAGGGCGTCGTGGTCGACACCGCGTTCTTCAAGGGCAACTTCCCGCCGTTCGCGTCGGTCGAGGCGACCTCCGCCACCGGCCACCCGGCGCCCGACGAGCTGACCGGCTGGGAGACCGTGGTGCCGAAGTCGCCGCTCGGCGGCGATCGCAAGCACCACTTCGAGGTGTCCGCGCACCGCCGCTACACGCACGTCCGGCTCACCATCCACCCGGACGGCGGCGTGGCCCGGCTGCGCGTGCACGGCACGCCGGTGACCGACCCCGAGCTGATCCTGCCGGACGCGCTCGACCTGGCGGCCCTGGAGAACGGCGCGTCGATCACGGGGTGCAGCAACATGTTCTACAGCGACCCGGGCAACCTCATCGCGCCCGGCCAGGCCACCGTCATGGGCGAGGGCTGGGAGACCGCGCGCCGGCGCGACGACGGCAACGACTGGGTGGAGGTCGAGCTGGCCGCACCGGGCGTCATCCGGCTCGCGGAGCTGGACACCAGCCACTTCAAGGGCAACGCGCCGGGCTGGGCGTCGGTCCGGGGCCGCGACGCGCGCACCGGCGCGGAGTTCGACGTGCTGCCGCGCACCCGGCTCCAGCCCGACACCCGCCACCGCTTCCGCGTCGAGGGCGGCGCCGAGGCCACCCACGCGCGGCTCGACATCTACCCGGACGGCGGGATGGCACGACTGCGGCTGTTCGGCGGGTTGACCGCCGACGGCCTCAGGGTGATCACCCGGCGCTACCAGGACCTGCGCTGA
- a CDS encoding alpha/beta fold hydrolase, translating into MSPPRRRRQWARPRRRRPIRRNALRTALGERRIDYYGLSCGTLIGRQHAEEFGRHVRAMVIDSNVDHSLGTWRFNETESATAEGSFRRFVAWCDRTASCALHGREVAAVCDDLSC; encoded by the coding sequence GTGTCGCCACCGCGTCGGCGCCGGCAGTGGGCACGACCTCGGCGGCGTCGGCCGATCCGACGCAACGCGCTGCGCACGGCACTCGGCGAGCGCCGGATCGACTACTACGGCCTGTCCTGCGGCACGCTCATCGGCCGGCAGCACGCCGAGGAGTTCGGGCGGCACGTCCGCGCCATGGTGATCGACTCCAACGTGGACCACAGCCTCGGCACGTGGCGGTTCAACGAGACCGAGTCCGCGACCGCCGAGGGCTCGTTCCGCAGGTTCGTCGCGTGGTGCGACCGCACCGCGTCGTGCGCCCTGCACGGCCGGGAGGTGGCGGCGGTCTGCGACGACCTGTCCTGCTGA